In Dasypus novemcinctus isolate mDasNov1 chromosome 23, mDasNov1.1.hap2, whole genome shotgun sequence, the following proteins share a genomic window:
- the ZSCAN25 gene encoding zinc finger and SCAN domain-containing protein 25, which yields MLKEHPGMAEDPQQQMGVPVVKLEKELPWGRGRDDSSPETFRLRFRQFRYQEAAGPQEALRELQELCRQWLRPELHTKEQILELLVLEQFLTILPREFCAWIREHGPESGRAVVAMMEDLTKKALEAKAVPCHVPGEQEETALCRGPWEPDVHLGPVEVKPEWGMPQGEGVQGLDQGTEEQLSQNPGNGTQAFQEQALPLLQAGSGLPAVNTGDQEMAAGFLTAGSQGLGPFKDMALGFPEEEWRHVTPAQIDCFGEYVEPEGCGASSPGLGSKEKGVKTQQEDRKGAIAGMTPERFGEAILQSPELGRTCEQQPSSSVGNMPGLPPPQHGVIPLPDDLKSHNSFWKPFQCPECGKGFSRSSNLVRHQRTHEEEKSYGCVECGKGFTLREYLMKHQRTHLGKRPYVCSECWKTFSQRHHLEVHQRSHTGEKPYKCSDCWKSFSRRQHLQVHRRTHTGEKPYTCECGKSFSRNANLAVHRRAHTGEKPYGCQVCGKRFSKGERLVRHQRIHTGEKPYHCPACGRSFNQRSILNRHQKTQHRQETPGAVRAPC from the exons ATGCTTAAAGAACATCCAGGGATGGCCGAAGATCCCCAGCAGCAAATGGGTGTCCCTGTCGTGAAACTGGAGAAAGAActgccctggggaaggggaagggatgaCTCTAGTCCTGAGACTTTTCGTCTGAGGTTCCGGCAGTTCCGCTACCAGGAAGCAGCAGGGCCCCAGGAAGCCCTCAGGGAGCTGCAAGAGCTTTGCCGCCAGTGGCTGAGGCCGGAGCTGCACACCAAGGAGCAGATCCTGGAGCTGCTGGTGCTGGAGCAGTTCCTGACCATCCTGCCCCGGGAGTTCTGTGCCTGGATTCGGGAGCATGGCCCAGAGAGTGGCAGGGCCGTGGTGGCCATGATGGAGGACTTGACCAAGAAGGCACTGGAGGCCAAGGCG GTTCCATGCCATGTGCCGGGAGAGCAGGAGGAGACAGCACTTTGCAGAGGCCCTTGGGAACCAGATGTCCACCTGGGGCCAGTGGAGGTGAAGCCCGAGTGGGGCATGCCCCAAGGGGAAGGAGTTCAAGGCCTTGACCAAGGCACCGAGGAGCAGCTCAGTCAAAACCCCGGAAATGGGACCCAGGCTTTCCAGGAGCAGG CTCTGCCTCTTCTTCAGGCTGGCTCCGGCCTCCCAGCTGTGAACACCGGGGACCAAGAGATGGCAGCTGGGTTCCTGACAGCTGGATCCCAG GGGCTTGGGCCGTTTAAAGATATGGCCCTGGGTTTCCCCGAGGAGGAGTGGAGGCACGTGACCCCAGCCCAGATCGACTGCTTCGGTGAATACGTGGAGCCGGAGGGCTGTGGGGCTTCATCTCCAG GCCTTGGGAGCAAGGAGAAGGGGGTGAAAACCCAGCAGGAAGACCGGAAAGGGGCAATTGCTGGAATGACGCCAGAGAGGTTTGGGGAAGCCATTCTCCAGAGCCCTGAGCTTGGAAGGACCTGTGAGCAGCAGCCCAGTAGCTCTGTGGGAAACATGCCTGGGCTTCCTCCTCCTCAGCATGGCGTCATACCTCTGCCTGATGACCTCAAATCCCACAACTCCTTCTGGAAGCCTTTTCAGTGCCCTGAATGTGGGAAAGGCTTCAGTCGGAGTTCGAACCTTGTCAGACACCAGCGAACCCATGAAGAAGAGAAATCCTATGGCTGTGTTGAGTGTGGGAAAGGCTTCACTCTGAGGGAGTACCTCATGAAGCACCAGAGAACCCACTTGGGAAAGAGACCCTATGTATGTAGCGAGTGCTGGAAAACCTTCAGCCAGAGACACCACCTTGAGGTCCACCAGCGGAgccacacaggagagaaaccctacaAGTGCAGTGACTGCTGGAAAAGCTTCAGTCGAAGGCAGCATCTTCAGGTGCACCGGAGaactcacactggggagaaaccctACACCTGCGAGTGTGGCAAGAGCTTCAGCAGGAATGCTAACCTGGCCGTGCACCGGCGGGCGCACACGGGGGAGAAGCCGTACGGGTGCCAGGTGTGTGGGAAACGGTTCAGTAAAGGGGAGCGCCTGGTCAGACACCAGAGgatccacactggagagaagccctacCACTGTCCTGCCTGTGGGAGAAGCTTCAACCAGAGGTCCATCCTCAATCGGCACCAGAAAACTCAGCATCGCCAGGAGACCCCAGGGGCAGTACGGGCACCCTGCTGA